A segment of the Mycobacterium intracellulare ATCC 13950 genome:
GGTGACCACATCGCGCCGAAGATCACCAAGGCCGCCGCCGATGCCGGGCGACCCCCGCCGCGGATCGTCGCGGGCATCCCGGTATGCCTGTGTGCGCCTTCGCAAGTCGAGGAGGCCAAGGAGCGGGCCAACCGCATCCTGGGGGAGGCCGAGGTGTCGCCCAACTACCAGCGCCTGCTCGACCGCGGCGATGCCCGCGACGTCGGCGACCTGTGCGCGGCCGGCGACTCCGAACAGATTCTGGCCAGGATGCGCCGATTCGCCGATGCCGGCGTGACCGATCTTTCGGTGCGGCTGCTGCCCATCGGTGACAACCGGGACGAGCTGGTCGCGTCCAAGCGTCGTACCCGCGAAATGATCGCCTCGCTCGCCGCGGAATTGCGTTGACTCCCAGCAACACCGGGCCACTGGCGGGGATCCGCATCCTCGAGGTCGGCACCATGCTGGCCGGCCCGTATGCCACCATGCTGCTCGCCGACCTCGGCGCCGAGGTCACCAAGATCGAGCCCGCCGGCGGCGAGATCTCCCGCAGCGTCGGCGCCACGTACTTCGCCAGCCTCAATCGGAACAAGTCCAGCATCTGCCTGGATTTGAATTCGGATGCGGGACAACAGCGCCTGGGCGACCTGGTCGGCGAATCCCACGCGCTGCTGGTGAACTTGAAGCCGTCGGCCATCCGCCGGTTGGGGCTCACCTACGAGCAGCTGCGAGGGCACAACGAGCGGATCGTCTGCGTGGCGATCACCGGCTTCGGCCTGTACGGCGGCGACGACCCCGCGTTCGACTACGTGGTGCAGGCCGGCGTCGGCACCGCGGCGCTGACCGGTGACCCCGACGGTCCGCCGGCGCTGCCCGGCTACTCGTCGGCCGACAACTCCACCGGAATGTCGGCGGCGTTGGGGCTGTTGGCCAAGATCATCTCCGGCACCGGCGGGCAGGTGGACGTGTCGCTGCGCGACGTCATGCTGTCGCAGCTCAACTACCACGCCTCCGCCTACCTCAACAGTGGGGTGGAGCCGCAGCGGCGCCCCCACGGGGCGCACTCGTATTACGTTCCGGCTCAGCTGTTTCCGACCGCGGATGGCCATCTGGCGCTGTTCATCACCCATGACGGGTTCTGGAAGTCGTTCGCCGCGGAGGCAGGCATCGGTGGTTTCGAGACGATGGCCGAGCGGGTAGCCCGCCGCGACGAAGTGCTCGCCGTCGTCACGGCGATGCTGGCGACCGACAGCGCGGCCGGGTGGGAACGCCGGCTGCGCCCGCTCGGGGTTCCGGCCGCGGCCGTCAGGACCCTCCCCGAGGCCCTCGAGGCCACCCCGGAAGTGATTGTGACAGCGGGTGATTTCCGTCTGGTGGGCAGCCCGATTCACGTCTCCGGCTACGAACCCGAGTACCGTCCACCGCCGGAACTGCCGAGCGTCGAGTAGTTGCGCCAGGATCGGCCATTTTCGCGCAACAAGTCGACGTTGGACGCAAAGGCGCTGGCTACGTCTCGCTGGTGAAAGGGGAATTCTCATGGGGCGCATCGGGATCCTGCGACGTTACCTGCGAAAGGCCGGGGTGCGGGCGTGAATGCCTTGCCAACGGTCGAGGATGTTATCGACTCGTACACCGGCCGATCGCACGTGGTGCTGCAATACGGCGCCACCACGAAGCGCCTCGTCGACCAAGCGAAGAAACCGGGCTTCTCGGCGGACAGTTGGAGACCGCTGGCCGAGCTGGTCGCCGTGGGCGAATTCGAGCGAATCGGTGCGTTCAAAGAGGTGATGAAGTGGCCGGACTATGTCGAATTCCTCACCAATTGGGCGACATCGTCGGAGTGGGAGTGTTCTTTCAAGCACATCACCGAGTCCGGCGGCCGCGTGTTTCTCGAACTCGAGGAACGGAGCGAGGTGGGCGAATTCCGTAGCGTGGTCAATTCGCTGACCGTCTATGAGTTCACCGATGATGACCGGATCCGGCACATAGACGTTTATCTCCAGATGACGCCGCCGCCGGCCGAGATGCTCAAAAGTTTTGAGGGAGTGGAACTGCCGCAAGGCTAGTCCGTCCGCCGAACGTCGAGTTATGGCGCCAGAATCGCCGATTTCGCGCAACAAGTCGACGTTCGACGCCAAGGGATATGAGGTGCAACGATGGATCTGCAGCGGGTCGCCGACGAACTCGAAATCACCGCGCTACTCAACAGATACGCCCGGGCCGTTGATGCCAAGGATTGGCAGCTGTACCGCTCGGTCTTCACCGACGACGCGCATATCGACTACTCGTCGGCGGGCGCGGCGGCGGGCCCTCGCGACGAGGTGGCCGCATGGCTGGAGCAGGGCTTCGGCGCGATCCCGATGTCGATGCACTACATCACCAACGTGGAAATCCTGGCGCTGCACGGCGATTCCGCGACGGTGCGCGCCATGTTCTACAACCCCATGCAGTTGCCGGGCATGGCGGAGTTGAGTTACTGCGGCGGCTACTACCACCACGAGCTGACGCGCACCGACGACGGTTGGCGCAGCCGCAGCCTGCGCGAGGAGAACGTGTGGTTCGTCAACCCGCCAACGGGCTGACGATGCCCCGAGCGTCGAGTTGTGGCGCAAAAATCGCCGATTTCGCCCAACAAGTCGACGTTCGGCGTCAGGACGTGGCCAGCTGCTTTTCCTGATAGCGCCGCGCCCATTCGGCGCGCGACCGGATCGACACATCCACGTCGGTTGCCTTGGCGCGCAGGGCCTTGACGGTCGCCTGCTCGCGGGGCGTGCGGGCGAACGGGTCCCAGCCGAAGAACCGGCAGGCGTTGGCCCAGGTGATCTTGTTGATGTCGGAGTCGTCGGCGCCGGCGGCGTTCAGTTCGGCCAGCACCTGTTCGGGCGCGTCGGGCCAGAAGCAGTCCGAGTGCGGGTAGTCGCACTCCCAGGCGATGATGTCGATGCCGATTTCGTGGCGCAGCTTCAGCGACGTCTTGTCGGTGACATAGCAGGCCAGCGAATGCTCGCGGAAGACGTCGCTGGGCAGCTTGTCGCCGAAGTCGCGGCGTAGCCACTTCTGGTTGGTGTAGTGGCGGTCGCTGCGGTCGAGGTAGAAGGGGATCCAGCCGATACCGCCTTCGGAGAAGGCGAATTTCAGGTCGGGGTAGTTGCGCATCGCCGGGCCCCACAGCAGGTCCTGGGCGCACATCGCCGAGACCTGGGTGGCCAGAATGATCATGTTGTCGATCGGGGCGTCGGGCGCCATGCTGATCGCCCCGAAGCCGGTGCCGATGTGCAGACACATCACCACGTTCTCCTCGGACAACGTGCGAAACACCGGCCCCCAGTAGTCCTCGTCGTGGTAGCTCGGAAGTCCTTCCAGATGCGGCAATTCCGGCATGGTGACCGCCCGGCATCCCTTCGCGGCGACCCTACGGATCTCGGCGCACATGCCCTCCGGAGTCCAGGTCGGCAGGATCGCGATGGGGATGAACCGGTCCGGGTAGGAGCCGGCCCATTCGTCGATGTGCCAGTCGTTGTAGGCCGACACCATCACTAAGGTGACGTCCTCGCGCGTCATGTTGAGGTGCCGGGCCGAAAAGCCGGTGAACGTCGGGAAGCACATCGACGCGAGGATGCCGTTGCGGTTCATGTCACGGACGCGCTCGTGGACGTCGTAGACGCCCGGACGCATCTCGGCGAAGCCGGCGGGGTCGCGGCCCCACTCCTCGGCAGGCCACGACACCACGGCGTTGAGTCCGCTCACGCCCTGTGGCCGGCCCTGGTACATCCACTGGTCGACGCCCTTGTCATCGGTCACGACGATCGGTGCCTCGTCCCGGTACTTGGCGGGCACGTGGCGCAGGAACATGTCCGGCGGTTCGACCACGTGGTCGTCAATGCTCACCAGGATCAGGTCATCGGCCTTCATCAATGGGCTCCTCATGTGTGCGCGACGCGAGCTCGGTCAGCCGCTGCACTCGGTGGTGGTTTCGAGCAGTCGTGGAATCGGCGGCGGGTCCAGCTGCAGGGCGTCGGACATGTGCAGCTGCGGCCCGTTGGCGATCATGTTGTCCAGGATTGCCTGCAGATCGTCGCCTTCGATCTCGTAGATGGCCATGTAGGGGCCGTCGCCGTCGACGGGTCGCAGTCGACGTGCCGAGACGAATCCGTCCAGCGCCACCAGCTCACCCAGGTGCACTTCGTCGTACCAGGTGTTGTACTCGTCTTCCCGTTCGGGCGAGCTGGGCCGACTTTCCACGAGGATGATGCCCTTGGCCATCGCAATCTCTCCTGGCTGCTACTCGTAGCGCACCGTGATCGAGTCCGTATCCGGAACGCCCTGGCACGTCAGAATGTAGCCCTCTTCGACCTCGTCGGGTTCGAGAGCGTCGTTGACCCGCATGGTGGCGTGCCCCTCTTCGAGCTTGGCCATGCACGTCCCACAGTTGCCGGCCTCGCAACTGAACGGCGGCTCCAGCCCGGCGCGCCGCGCGGTCTCCAGGAGCGTCTCGCCCGGCACCCTGGGCACCGAGACCTTTTTGCGGTCGAGATGAATCGTCACGGTTCCGGCGCCGGAGCCGTTTGTGGCCGGATCTGTCACCCGTGGGGTCTCCTCGATGATCCGGGTGACCGTCACGTAGACCGCCCCCTTCCGTACTTGCATTCTTCAGTATAGAGAATACTATTCTCACGAAGCGATAGCATCTTCTCAAGACTTGTATGGATGTCGGGTCAGCCCGGTCTGTCAGGGAAGGACGGGACGTGACCGAGCCGGCGGCGCTCGTGTTCGAGGAACGGCGATTCAGCGCGCCCGAACTCCACGCGTTGGCCGACGGATGGTCCGCGGCCCTGGCCAAAGACGGCGTCACAGCAGGTCAGCGGGTCGCGGTCATGGCGTCCAACCGGCCGGAGTTCCTGGCCGTGGTGCTCGCGATCTGGCGGCTGGCCGCCACGGCCGTCCTCATCAGCCCGGCCTGGAAACGCGACGAGGTCGACCACGCGCTCGCGCTGACGGGTCCCGCGCACGCCGTCGGCGACCACCCCGTGCTGTCCGGCCTGATGCCGATGCTGCACCTGGACGA
Coding sequences within it:
- a CDS encoding CaiB/BaiF CoA transferase family protein — protein: MTPSNTGPLAGIRILEVGTMLAGPYATMLLADLGAEVTKIEPAGGEISRSVGATYFASLNRNKSSICLDLNSDAGQQRLGDLVGESHALLVNLKPSAIRRLGLTYEQLRGHNERIVCVAITGFGLYGGDDPAFDYVVQAGVGTAALTGDPDGPPALPGYSSADNSTGMSAALGLLAKIISGTGGQVDVSLRDVMLSQLNYHASAYLNSGVEPQRRPHGAHSYYVPAQLFPTADGHLALFITHDGFWKSFAAEAGIGGFETMAERVARRDEVLAVVTAMLATDSAAGWERRLRPLGVPAAAVRTLPEALEATPEVIVTAGDFRLVGSPIHVSGYEPEYRPPPELPSVE
- a CDS encoding nuclear transport factor 2 family protein; translation: MDLQRVADELEITALLNRYARAVDAKDWQLYRSVFTDDAHIDYSSAGAAAGPRDEVAAWLEQGFGAIPMSMHYITNVEILALHGDSATVRAMFYNPMQLPGMAELSYCGGYYHHELTRTDDGWRSRSLREENVWFVNPPTG
- a CDS encoding amidohydrolase family protein, encoding MKADDLILVSIDDHVVEPPDMFLRHVPAKYRDEAPIVVTDDKGVDQWMYQGRPQGVSGLNAVVSWPAEEWGRDPAGFAEMRPGVYDVHERVRDMNRNGILASMCFPTFTGFSARHLNMTREDVTLVMVSAYNDWHIDEWAGSYPDRFIPIAILPTWTPEGMCAEIRRVAAKGCRAVTMPELPHLEGLPSYHDEDYWGPVFRTLSEENVVMCLHIGTGFGAISMAPDAPIDNMIILATQVSAMCAQDLLWGPAMRNYPDLKFAFSEGGIGWIPFYLDRSDRHYTNQKWLRRDFGDKLPSDVFREHSLACYVTDKTSLKLRHEIGIDIIAWECDYPHSDCFWPDAPEQVLAELNAAGADDSDINKITWANACRFFGWDPFARTPREQATVKALRAKATDVDVSIRSRAEWARRYQEKQLATS
- a CDS encoding DUF4286 family protein gives rise to the protein MAKGIILVESRPSSPEREDEYNTWYDEVHLGELVALDGFVSARRLRPVDGDGPYMAIYEIEGDDLQAILDNMIANGPQLHMSDALQLDPPPIPRLLETTTECSG
- a CDS encoding 2Fe-2S iron-sulfur cluster-binding protein yields the protein MTVTRIIEETPRVTDPATNGSGAGTVTIHLDRKKVSVPRVPGETLLETARRAGLEPPFSCEAGNCGTCMAKLEEGHATMRVNDALEPDEVEEGYILTCQGVPDTDSITVRYE